CCCCCTCCCAAATATCCGCCCACCCCACTACCGGGACGTCCTGGGCTTGGGAAGTTGGGGGCCGACCCTCAGCCCGGTCCTCTCCACCAGCCCCTTGACAGGAAGGGGGTCTGGCCCCTTCCCAGTGGCCCCCGTGGAAGCCGGACAGAGGAGGAAGTGGCCCCTGGTCCCCTGGGAAAGGGCTGGCCAGGCCCAGCCAGGGGGCATTGGCCAGTCCCCTTCACCCCCTGGCACAGGGGCACCCACCGTCTGTcacccccagcctcagccccggcGTCAACGCCTCCGTCGCCGAACTGCCGCCGCCTCGGGCCCGGGCCCCCGGCTTCCGGAACCAACCCCAGAAGGAAGTGCGGCGGGGAAAACAACTCTGAAGTTGGCGAGAGGCACCGCCCCAACAACAGGACCGCGGGCACCACCCGTCCACGTCGCCCTCGTCGGGGTCCCGGGCGGCGGGCAGcgcggagggaaggggatggggtccGAGCCGGGAGACCGCCGGGACGTCCGGGTGCACTCTGCGGGCCCGGGCCTGCGCTGACCTCCCGGGCGCCTCGGTGAGCGGGCAGCAGCCGCTGGCAAAGATGGCTCCCCCCGGATGCCCCAGGatgctccctgcccttctcctcttcctcctcagtggTAAGACTCTAACTTGGCCTTGTGGCCCCGAATCCACCTGGGACCCCTGCCCCTTTTCAGCACCCCCATCCACTTGTAGCCCTCTGCCGGCCCATGTCTCTGGTCATGTCATCCCAGCCGTCACTCTCCTCACAACCTTCCTGATCTCTCGCCTGTCACCTTAGCCCCGTCCCTCCTtaccccacaggcccctcggccgCCGGCCCCTCAGCCGCCTCtggcccattcctcctcctcctccatccctcactcctCCGCGCTGCCCCTCATTCCTTTCCGGCCTGACCCTCTCgagcctcccctcccgcccccccaattTCCTGCCAAGGGGCCTCGGgtcagcccctctccccatcccggcctgGCGCCCCTGACAAACCCAAACAGTGAGTCACTCTCCCgacctctccctgcttccccaggAGGTGCTGCAACCCATCTCGACAGGCCGCCCTTCCCCAGCCGAGGTGAGTCTGGGGGTCTGGGAATTGGGGGGGATCACGGGTTGGGGGTGGACTCGGCTCTGGAGAAAGGAGCACAGTGGGAGTGGGTGGAAGGAGGTGATTCCCACGCTTTGGGAGGTCCCTGGACTCACGGGAATTCTGAGAGGGGACACTCGGGCCCTTCCCCTAACCCATCATCCCACCTGGAGCCCAGGGCGGAAGGTCCCTGTGAGGTGAGAGGAGCTgaaatccctccccacccaccccttccctgcAGCGTGCGAAAGGGTACCTGTGGCCCTGCCCGGGGCTCTGGGCACTCTGCAACgtcccctgggccgggagagccgCCTGCGCCCCGTCAACTGCAGCTGGGTCATCGTGGGCAGCGAGGAGCAGATGGTGACCATCAGGTGAGCCTACGAATGGAGAGGGCACGGCCCCTGGCTTTAGGTCAGAGTCCTGGAAGGAAGCACGCTCGCTTCAGCccaaagctcgtggtgggcagggactgagtaccaagcgcttagtagagcactctgcacccagtaagtactcaataaatacgactgactggcaaaCCCCTGCCCCATCTGGGCTCTGGTAGGGAGCGGAAGCCAGGGAGCAGCAAATTGGGGGGCCTTTGACGTGTCCGGATGGTAACTAGGCCTCAGTGGCTTGAGGCCTTTTCAGAGTGGATGGGTACGGGTGGGTTGTGCGGAGGTCAAGGGATGATTCATTTCTTTTATTAAcgtgtctccacctctagaccgtaaacttgtcatgggcagggaatgtctaccaactcttatattgtacgctcccgagcacttagtacagtgctctgcacacagttaagtgctcggtaaatacgactgattgagtgatgggGGCCTGGGGCAGCAAAAGCAGGGAGAGTTGGGGAGCAGAAGATTCTGGGACAGAAGGGCTGAATGCTTTCTGGGTGCAAtcagctgtattaagtgctcaggcaATACAAAACGTAGAAATGACAGGTCACCACCTACAGCGAGCTTCCAATCCAACAGGGAAGgcgagattattattattaataatacggattggggtatttgttaaagcacttccaatgtgccaagcaccgtagtaagtgctgggatagatacaagataatcaggtcccacgtgggactcgcagtctaggcaggagggagcgcaggtatcaaatccccattttactgaggggaccgaggcccagagaagtgacttacctagggTCACGCGGCATTCCAGCCGGCtctcttcccgctaggccacgccgctGTAACGGCGGGTGCGGTTCTTCGGTCCCGACAGGTTCCAGAAGCTGCACCTGTCGTGCCCGTCGGAGCACCTGGTGCTGCGGTCCGCGCTGCAACCGCCCGTCTCCCTGTGCGAGCTGCCCGCGGGGCCGCTGCAGCTGCCGGGAGGAAACGCCACCATCACCTACAGCTACGGCGGGGGCAGCCGGCAGCCGGGCCCTGGCTTCCTGCTCTCCTACGCCAGAGGTGCGGCCCCCCCGGGGAGCGGGCCAGGGTGGGCATTTGGGGAGCGGGAGGGGTGGCGCTCAGGTCCCCAGCGCACatcaagagaagcggcgtggcggaGTGACCAGAGCCCGGACCCGGgagccggaaggtcatgggttctaatcctggctctgctacttaataatggtggcatttattaagtgctttctgtgggcaaagcactgttttaagcgctggggaggttacgaggcgatcaggtggtcccacgggggactcgcagtcttcataataataataatataataataatgttggcatttgttaagcgcttactatgtgcaaagcactgttctaagcgcggggggggggggtacaaagtggtcaggttgtcccatgtggggctcacagtcttaatccccattttacagatgagggaactgaggctcagagaagttaagtgactcgcccgaggtcacacagcagacatgtggcggagcggggatttgaacccatgacctctgactccaaagctctttccactgagccactgcttcttcatccccagtttacagatgagggaactgaggcacagcgaagtgacttgcccgaagtcacccagctgacaagtggcggagccgggatttgaacccgtgacctccggctccaaagcccgggctctttccaccgagccacgccgcttctcacccgCTGCCGTGTggccgtgggcgagtcacttctctgggcctcggtgccctcgcctgcgaaacggggattcagagcgtgagccccacgtgggacggggaccgtgtccaactcgattcgcttgtatccaccccggtgcccggcatagagtaggcgcttaacaaatcccaccgtcGTTATCGTTAcgtctctccccgcccctccggcAGAAGGCCCCGAGTGTTCGCGCCGGGAGTTCCGGTGCCCGAACGGGCGTTGCGTGCCTCAGGCCCGGCGCTGCGACGGCGTGGACTCCTGCGGCGACGACGGCTGGGACGAGGCCGGCTGCGGCCCCGCCCGCCCCTGCAACCGCACCCTGGAGGGCTTCTACGGGGTCTTCTCCTCGGCCGGCGGCCCGGGCCGGGCCTGCGTGTGGCGGCTGGACCCCCACGACGGCCGGCGGCTGGCCGTGCGCTTCACGGCCCTGGACCTGGGCTACGGCGACGCGGTGCGGGTCTACGACGGCCTGGGCCCCGCCGACGCCGCCCACCTGCTGCGCAGCCTCGACTACCTCAGCAACGGCCAGGCGGTCGCGGTGGAGACGCTGTCGGGCCGGGCCACCGTGGCCTACGAGGCGGGCCCCTGGAGCTCCGGCCGCGGCTTCAACGCCACGTACCACGTGCGGGGCTACTGCCCGCCCTGGGAGCGGCCGTGCGGACCGGAGGGCGAGGGCCCGGGCGGCGACCGCTGCTTCGGCGAGGCCCAGCGCTGCGACGGCACCTGGGACTGCGCCGACGGCGCGGACGAGGAGGGCTGCCCGGGCTGCCCCGAGGGCCGCTACCCCTGCGGGGGCGCGGGCGGGGCCGCGGGGGCCTGCTACCCGCCCGCCGACCGCTGCAACTACCAGACGTTCTGCGTGGACGGGGCGGACGAGCGGCGCTGCCGCCGCTGCCAGCCGGGCAACTTCCGCTGCCGGGACGAGCGCTGCGTTTACGAGACGTGGGTGTGCGACGGGCAGCCCGACTGCAGCGACGGCAGCGACGAGTGGGACTGCGCCTACGCCCTCCCGCGCAAAGTGGTCACCGCCGCCGTCATCGGCAGCCTCGTCTGCGGCCTGCTGCTCGTCGTCGCCCTGGGCTGCACCTGCAGACTCTACGCCATCCGCTCGCACGAGTACTGGTCGCGCGGGGGGCCGGgccgcgggggtggggggcggccgggcccggggagggggacggTCACCCCCACCGGCCCGCCGTCACTCTCGCCCTACGGCCGGCGGGCGCTGGGGGAAGCCGGAGACCGCCGGGAGGGCTGCCGGGAAGAGGGGGCCTCCGAGCCGGGACCGTgacgcctcctctccccctcagcatCTTTGCCCCGCTGTCGCGGGTGGAAGCTGAGATGGTTCAGCAGCAGGCACCCCCGTCCTACGGGCAGCTCATCGCGCAGGGTGCCATCCCGCCCGTGGAGGACTTCCCCACCGACAACCCCAGTGACGTAAGTCACCCGTCCCCCCATCCCCTCGTGCGCGGGAACAAACCCCAGCCCATCCACCCGGCTGAAAAGCGGGGgtctgggggtcggaaggacctgggttctaatcccagctccatcacacctGCCGTGGTGGGCAAGTAATAAGCGTGGGAGAAAGTtcgagataattggattggacggtccctgtcctgcactgggctcacgctcttattccccattttacagatgagataacaggcccagaaaatactaatgatggtatttaagtgcttactctataataacggcacttattaagcgcttactatgtgcaaagcactgttgtaagcgccggggaggctacaaggtgatcaggttgtcccacggggggctcacagtcttaatccccattttacagatgagggaactgaggcacagagaagtcgtgacttgccccaagtcacccagctggcaattggcagagcagggatttgaacccatgacctctgagtccaaagcccgggctctctgcgCCGAGCCGCGCtacgcccagcactgttctaagcgccggggtagatgcaagttaatcaggttggacacagtccccggcccgcctggggctcacagtcttaatccccattttccaggtgaggtaactgaggcccggagaagtgaagtgatttgcccaaggtcccacagcagacaaggggcagagccgggattaggacccaggtccttccgactgcgAGGCCCGCGCTGcatccaccaggccgtgctgtcgcttcacctctctgggcctcagttccctcacctgtaaaatggggattataactgtgagccccacgcgggacagggacggtggccaacccgattaactcGCACCCGTTCCAGGggtcagaacagggcttggcacgtagtaggcagccgacaagtaccgtaattaatgGCTGTCATCATTCCTCTGCCACCGCCGCAGAACTCCGTGCTGGGGAACCTGCGTTCCCTGCTGCAGATCCTGCGCCAcgacggggccgggggggggccgggccgggggctcccGCCGCCGCCAGCGCAGCCGCACGGTGCGCCGCCTcgtccgccgcctccgccgctggGGCCTGCTGCCCCATTcggcccccccggcccggcccccccgagcccggccccccgggcccccccgcccccctccgcctccGCGGCCCCGGAGGGCGCCGCCCTCGAAGGGGGCGCCGCGGGAGGACGGGACCCCGAGGAGGCCCCCGCGCTCCCCGTCAaggtgccgccgccgccgccgcccgcgccccccgccccgcggccccccggacgcccccgccgccccgcctcCGTCCCTGCTGTCCGGGGTGGTGCAGGCCCTGCGTGGGCGCTTCCTGACGGGCCCGCGCCCCCCTGACGCCACCGCCccggccgcccccagcccccgcggggggctccctgtcctcgaggacgAGGACGACGTtctgctcctgcccctggccGAGCCGGGCCCTTGGGGGGCTGAGGACGAGCCGCTGCTGCCCTGAAGCCGGGCCCCCCCCGGGCAAGGCCTGGTCCTCGCGGCTCCGCACGACTCAGGGAACAGTAGGGCGCTACCCACTCCTTGGCTTGGGAACAAGTCTGCCCACACTCTTTCTGTCCCAGCGACTCAACCCTGTGGGGGGGTCCCACGGTGGGAGAGGATGCCTGGGGCCCCCTCCCGCCGCTTCCACCTTCCCACCCCGGCCCCGAGCAGAACGATTCCCCTCCCGCCGTCCTTGAAGCCAAAGAGGCCGATCGGCTGGGGGCCGTGGCCGACTCCCGGCCGCACGGGGGGAGCGGAGGATCTGGAGTTGGCGGCAAATATTGAGGAAGCAATTCAACAAATAAAgtggtttgttttttgggggggttaaaaaaaaatcaagggacTCTCTCTTTTGAGTGGGGGCAAGAGACCAGCTGCCATCTCCTCTGCCACGACTCTTGGCACTGGGACACGGtgccacaccctccctcctgctcccctctggGCTGGTGCCAGGCCCACGCCGTCGACCCCGACGAGCTCTGCCCGGCCCTCTCGGACAGCCTGGTCAAGGGggtctggggtgggagggaggggagacttgAACCTCGGGGATGTTGTAGGTTTGTACCCCAGCTCCCTGACCCGTCAAGAGTGCATGAGAGGTGGACAAGACCGTGAGAGCCCAGGGCCGCTAAAAtctgtctcctcccaccctcctcagaCTCGCCCTAGCAGGTGAGAGTTTTGGAGAACAGGTAGTAAGTAGGTGGTGGCCATTTCGGCCTCCTGTGGAATCAGGGACAACCACCAGATCTGCACAGGGGGTAGAGGGAACCAGAATTCAAGACCCTAaatagggaagggaggagaggaggtggagggggtcaGAAGTGAGGCGAGGTCTGACTGGTGTCTCTGTCCCTTTTTTTGTTATttacagtgtttactatgtgccaggcgctgtgctaagtgctgggatagctaatcgggtttgacacaagTCTATGTCTTACAGGGggtttatggtcttaatccccattttacagatgaaataactaaggcacagagaagtggaatgactcgcccagggtcgcccagcaaacaagtgtcagagcagggattagaaccacttggcggctttgtgaacttgggcaagtcacttcacttctctgggactcagtttccgcacctgtaaaatggggatggggactgaaaGCCCCATACGGGGCAgggatgggtccaacctgatttgcttgtattcaccccggggCTCGGTACAGCGCGTGGCAagtgtaagtgcctaacaaataccattattactagagaaggagcgtggctcagtggaaagagcccaggctttggagtcagcggtcatgggttctaatcctggctccgccacttgtcagctgggtgactttggacaagtcacttaacttctctgggcctcagttacctcatctgtaaaatggggatgaagactgtgagcccccccggggga
Above is a window of Tachyglossus aculeatus isolate mTacAcu1 chromosome 12 unlocalized genomic scaffold, mTacAcu1.pri SUPER_6_unloc_1, whole genome shotgun sequence DNA encoding:
- the LRP10 gene encoding LOW QUALITY PROTEIN: low-density lipoprotein receptor-related protein 10 (The sequence of the model RefSeq protein was modified relative to this genomic sequence to represent the inferred CDS: inserted 3 bases in 2 codons; deleted 1 base in 1 codon) is translated as MAPPGCPRMLPALLLFLLSGGAATHLDRPPFPSRACERVPVALPGALGTLQRPLGRESRLRPVNCSWVIVGSEEQMVTIRFQKLHLSCPSEHLVLRSALQPPVSLCELPAGPLQLPGGNATITYSYGGGSRQPGPGFLLSYAREGPECSRREFRCPNGRCVPQARRCDGVDSCGDDGWDEAGCGPARPCNRTLEGFYGVFSSAGGPGRACVWRLDPHDGRRLAVRFTALDLGYGDAVRVYDGLGPADAAHLLRSLDYLSNGQAVAVETLSGRATVAYEAGPWSSGRGFNATYHVRGYCPPWERPCGPEGEGPGGDRCFGEAQRCDGTWDCADGADEEGCPGCPEGRYPCGGAGGAAGACYPPADRCNYQTFCVDGADERRCRRCQPGNFRCRDERCVYETWVCDGQPDCSDGSDEWDCAYALPRKVVTAAVIGSLVCGLLLVVALGCTCRLYAIRSHDIFAPLSRVEAEMVQQQAPPSYGQLIAQGAIPPVEDFPTDNPSDNSVLGNLRSLLQILRHDGAGGGPAGGSRRRQRSRTVRRLVRRLRRWGLLPHSAPPARPPRARPPGPPXPPSASAAPEGAALEGGAAGGRDPEEAPALPVKVPPPPPPAPPAPRPXPDAPAAPPPSLLSGVVQALRGRFLTGPRPPDATAPAAPSPRGGLPVLEDEDDVLLLPLAEPGPWGAEDEPLLP